One window of the Rhizobiaceae bacterium genome contains the following:
- a CDS encoding YafY family transcriptional regulator, which translates to MRRADRLFQIVQHLRGGRLVTAQKLGTWLEVSERTIYRDIADLQSTGVPIDGEAGVGYMMREGYDLPPLMFTRDEIVALVAGARMVRAFGGAAMARAAEEALVKIGSVLPDSEKDRIARTEIHAPMYVVSDAARAAIDLIERAIEKRQVLTMDYRDEAGRGSLRDVRPLGLWFWGKVWTLVAWCEMRGDFRAFRIDRIAEIRCAGRVFKPERGKQLADFYRTIERNEDMMAPMARTHGS; encoded by the coding sequence ATGCGCCGCGCCGACCGTCTGTTCCAGATCGTGCAACACCTGCGCGGCGGCCGTCTGGTCACCGCCCAGAAGCTCGGCACATGGCTCGAAGTCTCGGAGCGCACCATCTACCGGGACATCGCCGACCTGCAATCGACCGGCGTTCCCATCGATGGGGAGGCCGGCGTCGGCTACATGATGAGGGAAGGCTACGACCTTCCGCCGCTCATGTTCACGCGTGACGAGATCGTGGCGCTGGTGGCCGGAGCGCGCATGGTGCGCGCCTTCGGCGGCGCGGCGATGGCGCGGGCCGCCGAGGAAGCGCTGGTTAAGATCGGTTCGGTCCTGCCCGACAGCGAGAAGGACCGCATCGCCCGCACCGAGATCCATGCGCCCATGTATGTGGTCAGCGACGCGGCGCGCGCCGCCATCGACCTCATCGAGCGCGCCATCGAGAAGCGGCAGGTACTGACCATGGATTACCGCGACGAGGCCGGACGCGGCTCCCTGCGCGACGTGCGGCCGCTCGGACTGTGGTTCTGGGGCAAGGTCTGGACGTTGGTCGCATGGTGCGAGATGCGCGGCGATTTCCGTGCCTTCCGCATCGACCGCATCGCGGAGATCCGCTGCGCCGGACGCGTCTTCAAGCCCGAGCGCGGCAAGCAGCTTGCCGACTTCTATCGCACCATCGAGCGCAACGAGGACATGATGGCGCCGATGGCGCGCACCCACGGTTCTTGA
- a CDS encoding SDR family oxidoreductase — MALDGKTAIVTGAAGGIGYAIAERFLREGARVVIADVDQAKGTRAEKALSKLGEVRFIRTDVARKLDVHNLVAAAIDAFGDIDVLVNNAGIVHDADFLDLKEEDFDRVLGVNLKGSFLVGQAVARHMVDKVRQGGAPGAIVNMSSINALVAIPTQVPYSISKGGVNQLTRVMALALAPYGIRVNAIGPGSIMTDMLNAVNNDPAARNRVLSRTPLGRVGESSEIASIAAFLASDDASYVTGQTIYADGGRLPLNYTVPVKPL, encoded by the coding sequence ATGGCCCTGGACGGCAAGACGGCGATCGTGACGGGCGCGGCCGGCGGCATCGGATATGCCATCGCCGAACGATTCCTGCGCGAAGGCGCCCGCGTCGTGATCGCGGATGTCGACCAGGCGAAGGGCACCAGGGCGGAAAAGGCTCTCTCGAAGCTGGGCGAAGTCCGCTTCATCCGCACCGACGTCGCGCGAAAGCTCGATGTCCACAATCTGGTGGCCGCCGCCATCGACGCCTTCGGCGACATCGATGTGCTCGTCAACAATGCCGGCATCGTGCACGACGCGGACTTTCTCGACCTGAAGGAGGAGGATTTCGACCGCGTGCTCGGGGTCAACCTCAAGGGCTCGTTCCTCGTGGGACAGGCGGTCGCCCGGCACATGGTCGACAAGGTCAGGCAGGGCGGCGCGCCGGGAGCGATCGTCAACATGTCTTCGATCAACGCGCTGGTCGCCATCCCGACACAGGTGCCCTACTCGATCTCCAAAGGCGGCGTGAACCAGCTCACCCGCGTCATGGCGCTGGCGCTCGCCCCTTACGGCATCCGCGTCAACGCGATCGGCCCGGGCTCGATCATGACCGACATGCTCAATGCCGTGAACAACGACCCGGCGGCCAGAAACCGCGTGCTGTCGCGCACGCCGCTCGGCCGCGTCGGCGAATCGTCGGAGATTGCCTCGATCGCCGCCTTCCTCGCCTCCGACGACGCCAGCTACGTCACCGGCCAGACCATCTACGCCGATGGCGGGCGGCTGCCGCTCAACTACACGGTTCCCGTGAAGCCGTTATAG
- a CDS encoding sugar ABC transporter ATP-binding protein, translating to MPAEAPSSADVLLTVEGVTKRFGGVTALSDVSLDVRRGEILGLMGENGAGKSTLLKILSGVQPPTSGRITFDGNDFAPSSPQEAKRLGIVTIYQELSLIPTLTVAENIFIGRAPTGLLGFVNWRRMEREARDIIARVGLKLDPRTPVSSLSVAEQQLVEIARALSLDSRLIIMDEPTSALTESEVQKLLSIMDRLRKDGVAIMFVTHRLEEASFICDRMTVLRDGKLAGHLEREAGRPIPTPRIIERMVGRAASELYARPTDRHVAGEVRLSVRGLRTVRDPEAPHAIVLEGVDLDLKAGEILGVAGLVGSGRTELARAIFGADRIAAGTITLDGRQIAPASPADAIELGIGLVPEDRKHQAVFAALGILNNFSVAALGNYSNSLGFMQERRERDALMNYRKMLSIRMASPEQAIEGLSGGNQQKVILARWLARDPKVLIVDEPTRGVDVGAKAEVHQILVQLAARGIAVMVISSELPEILAVSDRIVTMRQGRITGEMPAIEADEEKLMALMALDQRQGEAA from the coding sequence ATGCCCGCTGAAGCACCGTCATCCGCCGATGTGTTGCTGACCGTCGAGGGCGTAACGAAGCGCTTCGGCGGCGTCACCGCGTTGAGCGACGTATCGCTGGACGTGCGGCGCGGCGAGATTCTCGGCCTGATGGGCGAGAACGGCGCCGGCAAGTCGACGCTGCTCAAAATCCTGTCAGGCGTGCAGCCGCCCACCAGCGGCCGCATCACCTTCGACGGCAACGACTTCGCTCCCTCCAGCCCGCAGGAGGCGAAGCGGCTGGGCATCGTCACCATCTATCAGGAACTGAGCCTGATCCCGACCCTGACGGTGGCGGAGAACATCTTCATCGGCCGCGCCCCGACCGGCCTGCTCGGCTTCGTCAACTGGCGACGCATGGAGCGCGAGGCCCGCGACATCATCGCGCGCGTCGGCCTGAAGCTCGATCCGCGTACCCCGGTCTCCTCGCTTTCCGTCGCCGAGCAGCAGCTCGTCGAGATCGCACGCGCGCTTTCCCTCGACAGCCGCCTCATCATCATGGACGAGCCGACATCGGCGCTGACCGAAAGCGAGGTGCAGAAGCTGCTGTCGATCATGGACCGGCTGCGCAAGGATGGCGTCGCCATCATGTTCGTTACGCACCGGCTCGAGGAAGCGTCCTTCATCTGCGACCGCATGACCGTGCTGCGCGACGGCAAGCTCGCCGGACACCTGGAAAGAGAAGCCGGCCGGCCCATTCCCACCCCGCGCATCATCGAGCGCATGGTGGGGCGCGCGGCATCCGAGCTATACGCCCGCCCCACCGACCGTCACGTCGCCGGGGAAGTCCGCCTCTCGGTGCGCGGCCTGCGCACCGTACGCGATCCCGAAGCGCCGCACGCCATCGTGCTGGAAGGCGTCGATCTCGACCTCAAGGCCGGCGAGATCCTCGGCGTGGCCGGGCTTGTCGGCTCGGGTCGCACCGAACTGGCGCGCGCCATCTTCGGCGCCGACCGCATCGCCGCCGGAACGATCACGCTGGACGGCAGGCAGATAGCCCCCGCTTCGCCGGCCGACGCGATCGAACTCGGCATCGGGCTGGTGCCCGAGGACCGCAAGCATCAGGCGGTCTTCGCCGCGCTCGGCATCCTCAACAATTTCTCCGTGGCCGCCCTCGGCAATTACAGCAATAGCCTGGGCTTCATGCAGGAGCGGCGCGAGCGGGACGCCCTGATGAACTACAGGAAAATGCTGTCGATCCGCATGGCATCGCCAGAGCAGGCGATCGAGGGCCTGTCCGGCGGCAACCAGCAGAAGGTGATTCTCGCCCGCTGGCTGGCGCGCGATCCCAAGGTGCTGATCGTCGACGAGCCGACGCGCGGCGTCGATGTCGGCGCCAAGGCCGAGGTCCACCAGATTCTCGTGCAACTGGCGGCGCGCGGCATTGCGGTTATGGTGATATCGTCCGAATTGCCGGAGATCCTTGCCGTGAGCGACCGCATCGTCACCATGCGACAAGGACGCATCACCGGCGAAATGCCGGCGATCGAGGCCGATGAGGAGAAGCTGATGGCGTTGATGGCGCTCGATCAGCGTCAGGGGGAAGCAGCATGA
- a CDS encoding ABC transporter permease codes for MSSTVANEERKGVDLARILVSFGPLIFLAALIVVFTVMKPSFIDPINLFNIMRQISITGLIALGMTFVILTAGIDLSVGSLLAFCGMVAAVVAKGGAANTMSLDPSQAAGYGWFAAMLAAIVVGALCGGIQGLAITRLKVPPFVVTLGGLTIFRGLTLTISNGGPISGFEPAMRWFGTGLIGPVPVPAVIFIIAAILCHIVLRYTRYGRAVYAVGGNAEAARLSGLRVDRILISVYVIVGFFAGLAAFVLSARLNSSEAVAGIGYELTVISAVVIGGTSLFGGVGSITGTVVGAALIGVLQNGLQFNNVSSYTQSIVIGLILVIAVAFDRWLKSRVRR; via the coding sequence ATGAGCAGCACCGTCGCCAACGAGGAACGCAAGGGCGTCGATCTTGCCCGCATCCTGGTCAGCTTCGGTCCGCTGATCTTCCTGGCTGCGCTGATCGTCGTGTTCACGGTCATGAAGCCGAGCTTCATCGACCCCATCAACCTGTTCAACATCATGCGGCAGATCTCGATCACCGGCCTGATCGCGCTCGGCATGACCTTCGTCATCCTCACGGCCGGCATCGACCTTTCCGTCGGCTCGCTGCTCGCCTTCTGCGGCATGGTGGCGGCGGTGGTCGCCAAGGGCGGCGCGGCGAACACGATGTCGCTCGATCCGTCGCAGGCCGCCGGCTACGGCTGGTTCGCGGCTATGCTGGCGGCGATCGTCGTAGGCGCGCTCTGCGGCGGCATACAGGGCCTGGCGATCACGCGCCTGAAGGTGCCGCCTTTCGTCGTCACGCTCGGCGGCCTCACCATCTTCCGCGGCCTGACGCTGACCATTTCCAACGGCGGCCCGATCTCGGGCTTCGAGCCCGCCATGCGCTGGTTCGGCACCGGTCTCATCGGTCCCGTCCCGGTTCCGGCGGTGATCTTCATCATCGCCGCGATCCTCTGCCACATCGTGCTGCGCTACACGCGCTATGGCCGCGCCGTCTATGCGGTGGGCGGCAATGCGGAGGCCGCGCGGCTTTCCGGCCTGCGTGTCGACCGTATCCTGATCTCGGTCTACGTGATCGTCGGCTTCTTCGCCGGGCTCGCCGCCTTCGTGCTGTCGGCACGCCTGAACTCGTCGGAGGCGGTGGCCGGCATCGGCTACGAATTGACCGTCATTTCGGCCGTGGTGATCGGCGGGACCTCGCTTTTCGGCGGTGTCGGCTCGATCACCGGCACGGTGGTCGGCGCCGCCCTCATCGGCGTGCTGCAGAACGGGCTACAGTTCAACAACGTTTCTTCCTATACACAGAGCATCGTAATTGGCCTCATCCTGGTCATCGCCGTGGCCTTCGACCGCTGGCTGAAATCGCGGGTGAGACGCTAA
- a CDS encoding DUF2865 domain-containing protein: protein MKPIPRTDTAMLRRGLFAALLAAGALFGAATAAHADICDALRSQLRTAAGGQSPEVAQLNRQLAAIRNLESRRQCSGKARGGFFNACGDLSKRRAEVERKIQVAARQKGGSHDAIRARMADLGCAMAVARRDAARSGPLQSASTWRDGSDTLFCVRLSDGYFFPAPNSQFVQAANYKLIRSQCQYICDDPQMAVYELPDLSLETEEMVSVEERKTYKNLPSAFAYREAADFKGCDPQRYHRRMNEARARATTPTTVDSAGIVLPLPAPRPDIDTVMAYSGETRPAADPFTRKVRIVGTPFLPNDRPTHTDLFAD from the coding sequence GTGAAGCCGATACCTCGAACCGATACAGCCATGTTGCGGCGCGGCCTGTTTGCAGCCCTGCTTGCCGCAGGCGCGCTCTTCGGCGCCGCGACGGCCGCCCATGCCGACATCTGCGACGCGCTCCGCTCGCAATTGCGTACAGCCGCCGGCGGCCAGAGCCCGGAAGTGGCGCAGCTCAACCGGCAGCTTGCCGCGATCCGCAATCTGGAAAGCCGCCGCCAATGCAGCGGCAAGGCGAGGGGCGGCTTCTTCAACGCCTGCGGCGACCTTTCGAAGCGCCGCGCCGAAGTCGAACGGAAAATCCAGGTCGCGGCCCGCCAGAAGGGCGGGAGCCATGACGCCATACGCGCCCGCATGGCCGATCTCGGTTGCGCGATGGCGGTCGCCAGGCGTGACGCAGCGCGATCCGGACCGCTGCAATCGGCTTCGACATGGCGCGACGGCAGCGACACTCTGTTCTGCGTGCGCCTTTCCGACGGCTACTTTTTCCCGGCGCCCAACTCCCAGTTCGTGCAGGCCGCGAACTACAAGCTGATCCGGAGCCAGTGCCAATATATCTGCGACGACCCGCAAATGGCGGTATACGAGCTTCCCGACCTCTCGCTCGAGACGGAGGAGATGGTTTCGGTCGAAGAACGCAAGACCTACAAGAACCTGCCGAGCGCCTTCGCCTATCGCGAAGCAGCCGATTTCAAAGGGTGCGACCCGCAGCGTTATCACCGGCGCATGAACGAGGCGCGCGCCCGCGCGACCACGCCCACGACCGTCGATTCCGCCGGCATCGTGCTGCCGCTACCGGCACCGCGCCCGGACATCGATACGGTCATGGCCTATTCCGGCGAAACGCGGCCCGCCGCCGATCCGTTCACGCGCAAGGTGAGGATCGTCGGCACGCCGTTTCTTCCGAACGACCGTCCGACCCACACCGATCTTTTCGCCGACTAG
- a CDS encoding VOC family protein, translating to MLDQIKGLHHVTSMASDARQNNHFFTKTLGLRRVKKTVNFDAPDVYHLYYADEFGTPGSVMTYFPFPNIGKARRGVGEVGTTVFSVPEGSLGYWSKRLTDEGAAHVKPESLFGENRLHFDGPDGDSFALVEAKGDERAPWAKGGVPDDEAIRGFHSVSMRLRDAGRTRELLKHMGYQEADTAGNVTRLAVPNGNGADVVDIETLPGAGFADLGAGSVHHVAFAVEDRAKQLEVRKALVDTGYQVTPVIDRDYFWSVYFRTPGGVLFEIATNEPGFDRDEDTAHLGEALKLPKQHAHLRSYLEGHLQPLED from the coding sequence ATGCTCGATCAGATCAAGGGGCTGCACCACGTCACCTCGATGGCGTCCGATGCACGACAGAACAATCATTTCTTCACGAAGACGCTCGGCCTGCGCCGCGTCAAGAAGACCGTCAATTTCGACGCGCCGGATGTCTACCATCTCTATTATGCCGACGAGTTCGGCACGCCCGGTTCGGTGATGACCTATTTCCCGTTCCCCAATATCGGCAAGGCGCGTCGCGGCGTCGGCGAGGTCGGAACCACGGTCTTCTCCGTGCCCGAGGGATCGCTCGGATACTGGTCGAAACGGTTGACCGATGAGGGTGCCGCGCATGTCAAGCCGGAAAGTTTGTTCGGCGAAAACCGGCTGCATTTCGACGGACCTGACGGCGACAGTTTCGCGCTTGTCGAGGCGAAAGGCGACGAGCGGGCGCCGTGGGCGAAGGGCGGCGTGCCGGACGACGAGGCGATCCGCGGCTTCCATTCGGTATCGATGCGCCTGCGCGATGCCGGCCGCACCAGGGAACTGCTGAAGCATATGGGCTATCAGGAGGCGGATACCGCCGGCAACGTCACCCGTCTCGCCGTTCCGAACGGCAATGGCGCGGATGTGGTTGATATCGAGACGCTGCCGGGCGCGGGCTTCGCCGATCTCGGCGCAGGCTCCGTGCATCACGTCGCCTTCGCGGTCGAGGATCGCGCGAAGCAGCTCGAAGTCCGCAAGGCGCTTGTCGATACGGGCTATCAGGTGACCCCGGTCATTGACCGCGACTATTTCTGGTCCGTCTATTTCCGCACACCGGGTGGCGTGTTGTTCGAAATCGCGACCAATGAGCCCGGATTCGACCGCGACGAGGATACGGCCCACCTTGGCGAGGCGCTGAAACTGCCGAAGCAGCATGCGCATCTGAGGTCCTACCTCGAAGGGCACCTGCAGCCGTTGGAGGACTGA
- a CDS encoding N-acetyltransferase codes for MNMDEISFEATPKGGRYFIVMPNGEQSRLTFVRAGEKHIIADHTFVPPPYRGDGVGEALVERLFADARAQGLKITPACWFVADEFRRMSPEWDDVKAA; via the coding sequence ATGAACATGGATGAAATCAGCTTCGAGGCGACGCCGAAGGGCGGCCGCTATTTCATCGTCATGCCGAATGGCGAGCAGTCGCGCCTGACCTTCGTGCGTGCCGGCGAAAAGCACATCATCGCCGACCACACCTTCGTTCCGCCTCCATACAGGGGCGACGGCGTGGGCGAGGCGCTGGTCGAAAGGCTTTTCGCCGATGCCCGCGCGCAAGGCCTGAAGATCACGCCCGCCTGCTGGTTCGTGGCGGACGAATTCAGGCGCATGTCGCCGGAATGGGACGATGTGAAGGCGGCGTAG
- a CDS encoding substrate-binding domain-containing protein, translating to MNRREFLLSSAATALVLGAPAAFAQDKLTILGSVPSLSFPFFVHMLNQIKVEAGAQGVNLTESDGQNSAPKQTADIEAAIVQKVNAIVISPLDVNALAPAVEQAIQAGIPVVTIDRRVDNVEGILAHVGADNVKGGEAEAQAVVDAFPDGAKIFHLQGQPGAGPAIDRNKGVHNVIDPVKDKYQIIFEQTANFARAEGLSVTEAGLAANGKPDAIICANDDMALGAMEACAARGFNDVKIYGFDALPEALAAVRDGKLAGTVEQFPGEQSRTAVRIAVAYAKDKTEPAEKVVLLTPIVIGKDNLDKAERLGEVK from the coding sequence ATGAACAGACGTGAGTTTCTGCTGTCGTCCGCCGCCACCGCTCTGGTGCTTGGCGCGCCCGCCGCTTTCGCACAGGACAAGCTGACCATTCTCGGCTCCGTGCCGAGCCTCAGCTTCCCCTTCTTCGTGCACATGCTGAACCAGATCAAGGTCGAGGCCGGGGCACAGGGCGTGAACCTGACCGAGAGCGACGGCCAGAATTCCGCGCCGAAGCAGACCGCCGATATCGAGGCGGCCATCGTGCAGAAGGTCAACGCCATCGTCATCTCGCCGCTTGACGTCAATGCGCTGGCGCCGGCGGTGGAGCAGGCGATCCAGGCCGGCATCCCGGTCGTCACCATCGATCGCCGCGTGGACAATGTCGAGGGCATCCTCGCCCATGTCGGCGCCGACAACGTCAAGGGCGGCGAGGCCGAAGCCCAGGCGGTCGTCGACGCCTTCCCGGACGGCGCCAAGATCTTCCATCTGCAGGGCCAGCCCGGCGCCGGCCCGGCGATCGACCGCAACAAGGGCGTCCACAACGTCATCGACCCGGTCAAGGACAAGTACCAGATCATCTTCGAGCAGACCGCGAACTTCGCGCGCGCCGAAGGCCTGTCGGTCACCGAGGCCGGCCTCGCCGCCAACGGCAAGCCGGACGCCATCATCTGCGCCAATGACGACATGGCGCTGGGGGCGATGGAGGCCTGCGCCGCGCGCGGCTTCAACGACGTCAAGATCTACGGCTTCGACGCGCTCCCCGAGGCTCTTGCGGCCGTTCGCGACGGCAAGCTCGCCGGCACCGTCGAGCAGTTCCCGGGCGAGCAGTCGCGCACCGCGGTCCGCATCGCTGTCGCCTACGCCAAGGACAAGACCGAACCGGCGGAGAAAGTTGTCCTGTTGACGCCCATCGTCATCGGCAAGGATAATCTCGACAAGGCCGAGCGTCTGGGCGAAGTGAAGTAG
- a CDS encoding DJ-1/PfpI family protein, with the protein MSENSRAIGFVFIPGFADWEYGMLSASAVDWFGDRAIAMSPDGKPVASMSGFALSPQRAAVVEESADLDGVVLVGSDRWASDEAPDVSALLHSMRGRGAIVGGICAGTLGLARAGLFADVAHTSNGRDWILRHLPDYPGNDNYRDVPYAVADTGIVSAPGSAPGTFALEFLTLLHPDKTEELAGMRALFQKEYAASS; encoded by the coding sequence ATGAGCGAAAACAGCAGGGCAATCGGTTTCGTCTTCATCCCTGGCTTTGCCGACTGGGAATACGGCATGCTTTCCGCCTCGGCGGTCGACTGGTTCGGGGACAGGGCGATCGCCATGTCGCCGGACGGCAAGCCGGTCGCTTCGATGAGCGGCTTTGCGCTTTCTCCGCAGAGGGCGGCGGTCGTGGAGGAAAGTGCCGATCTCGACGGCGTCGTGCTCGTGGGCTCGGACAGATGGGCTTCGGATGAAGCGCCAGACGTCTCCGCCCTGCTGCATTCGATGCGCGGGCGCGGCGCAATCGTCGGCGGGATCTGTGCCGGCACGCTGGGTCTCGCCCGCGCCGGCCTGTTCGCCGACGTTGCCCATACGAGCAACGGCCGCGACTGGATCCTGCGCCATCTACCGGACTATCCGGGCAACGACAACTATCGGGATGTGCCGTATGCGGTGGCCGACACCGGGATCGTCTCGGCCCCGGGCTCGGCTCCCGGCACGTTCGCGCTGGAATTCCTGACGTTGTTGCATCCGGACAAGACGGAGGAACTGGCCGGGATGCGGGCGTTGTTCCAGAAGGAATATGCTGCTTCCTCCTGA
- a CDS encoding LacI family transcriptional regulator, protein MVTIKDVAKRANVSFTTVSHVINKTRPVSPETATRVEAAIVDLGYLPSEVARSLKSNRTRTIGMIVTTTSNPFFGEVIRGVERSCFEAGYALMICNTDDVTDQLVTYMQTLFAKRIDAAIVMTSNASPEFFRRLGQMKRVPIVAIDAPPGAVSCVVSDDSVLGGRIVAEYLLDLGFERIACLTGPEEHPRMADRLKGFTAALMDRGKVFAPELLHRTALTMEGGRNAARHLMSKPPHLRPQAIFALSDVMAIGLLHGLRELGLTIPDDVSVVGYDDIEFAAYTFPPLTTVRQPAEELGTVAARTMIAHLDQEAPLPRSTAIRPQLVIRQSVRRP, encoded by the coding sequence ATGGTGACGATCAAGGACGTCGCGAAAAGGGCCAACGTGTCCTTCACGACGGTATCGCATGTCATCAACAAGACGCGGCCCGTCAGTCCCGAAACGGCGACCCGCGTCGAGGCCGCCATCGTCGATCTCGGCTACCTGCCATCCGAAGTCGCCCGCTCGCTGAAATCGAACCGGACGCGCACCATTGGCATGATCGTGACGACCACGTCGAACCCCTTCTTCGGGGAGGTGATCCGCGGCGTGGAGCGCAGTTGTTTCGAAGCCGGCTATGCGCTGATGATCTGCAACACGGACGACGTGACCGATCAACTCGTCACCTACATGCAGACCCTGTTCGCCAAGCGCATCGACGCAGCCATCGTCATGACATCGAACGCCAGCCCGGAATTCTTCCGGCGTCTCGGCCAGATGAAGCGGGTGCCGATCGTCGCCATCGACGCGCCGCCCGGCGCCGTGTCATGCGTGGTCTCGGACGATTCCGTCCTTGGCGGACGCATCGTCGCGGAATACCTCCTCGATCTCGGTTTCGAGCGCATCGCATGCCTCACCGGCCCCGAGGAGCATCCGCGCATGGCGGATCGCCTCAAGGGCTTCACTGCGGCGCTTATGGATCGTGGCAAGGTCTTCGCGCCCGAACTGCTTCACCGGACGGCGCTCACCATGGAGGGCGGGCGCAACGCGGCGCGGCATCTGATGTCGAAGCCGCCGCATCTCAGGCCGCAGGCGATCTTCGCGCTGAGCGACGTCATGGCGATCGGCCTCTTGCACGGACTGCGCGAACTCGGGCTCACCATACCGGACGATGTTTCCGTCGTCGGCTATGACGATATCGAATTCGCTGCCTACACGTTTCCGCCACTGACGACGGTCAGGCAGCCGGCCGAGGAACTCGGAACGGTGGCCGCGAGGACCATGATCGCGCATCTGGATCAGGAAGCGCCGCTGCCGCGCTCGACCGCGATCAGGCCGCAACTGGTGATCCGGCAGTCCGTCAGACGACCCTGA
- a CDS encoding alpha/beta hydrolase, giving the protein MTKDSYIHEVRPGLPGAPTLFLFHGTGGDEHQLLSLGRELLPQATIISPRGDVSEMGAARFFHRTGEGVYDMDDLARATAKMTDFVRSHAAGADKVFGLGYSNGANILASTLFAAPDLFDAAVLMHPLIPFAPEIAGSLAGKRILVTAGRRDPICHPGLTSRLDAYLRDAGAAVTLDWHEGGHELRPNEVAAARRFLENASTEAVS; this is encoded by the coding sequence ATGACGAAGGACAGCTACATTCATGAGGTGAGGCCGGGCCTGCCCGGCGCGCCGACCCTCTTCCTGTTCCACGGCACGGGCGGCGACGAGCACCAACTCCTGTCGCTGGGACGGGAGTTGCTGCCGCAGGCCACGATCATCTCGCCGCGAGGCGACGTATCCGAAATGGGTGCCGCGCGTTTCTTCCACCGCACCGGAGAGGGCGTCTACGACATGGACGACCTTGCCCGCGCAACCGCAAAGATGACGGATTTCGTGCGCAGCCATGCGGCGGGCGCGGACAAGGTTTTCGGCCTCGGCTATTCGAACGGCGCCAACATCCTTGCGTCGACGCTGTTCGCGGCGCCCGATCTCTTCGATGCGGCGGTGCTGATGCATCCGCTGATCCCGTTCGCGCCGGAGATCGCGGGAAGCCTGGCGGGCAAGCGTATCTTGGTTACGGCGGGTCGTCGCGATCCGATCTGCCATCCGGGGCTCACCTCGCGGCTCGACGCCTATTTGCGCGATGCCGGTGCCGCCGTTACGCTGGACTGGCACGAAGGCGGGCATGAGTTGCGGCCGAACGAGGTGGCCGCAGCCAGGCGTTTCCTCGAAAATGCAAGCACGGAGGCGGTATCGTGA
- a CDS encoding GNAT family N-acetyltransferase: MVSEQPEIQLEEDGSKGRYFVRGPGGEVAEMTFSKAGEHRIIIDHTGVPDAFRGQGVGQRLVTRAVEDARAAGKKIIPLCPFANAQFKRHPEWADVLNT; this comes from the coding sequence ATCGTGAGCGAGCAACCGGAAATCCAGTTGGAAGAAGACGGCAGCAAGGGACGCTATTTCGTGCGCGGGCCGGGCGGCGAGGTCGCCGAGATGACGTTCAGCAAGGCTGGCGAGCACCGCATCATCATCGACCACACGGGCGTGCCGGACGCCTTTCGCGGCCAGGGCGTCGGGCAGCGTCTGGTGACGCGGGCCGTGGAAGACGCACGCGCGGCGGGCAAGAAAATCATCCCGCTCTGCCCGTTCGCGAATGCGCAGTTCAAGCGGCATCCCGAATGGGCGGACGTGCTCAACACCTGA